The Hypanus sabinus isolate sHypSab1 chromosome 5, sHypSab1.hap1, whole genome shotgun sequence genome has a segment encoding these proteins:
- the sft2d3 gene encoding vesicle transport protein SFT2C — protein sequence MADLNRQLRDYLSQSRAGQAGQAADSEPLLIPDTESPSTAPSWASRLNPFAGLGSGSPLDQSTGPAEGGWWATEPDPWLPSLSRRQRLTGFGLCLAMGLLCFGLSAMYAPFLLLKARKFALLFTLGSLSLLGSLALLRGPGNQLRLLTSRDHLPFTAAYLGSLLATLYTALALQSTVLTAVAAAFQLAALIGYLLSSVPGGTAGLRFLGGFFKRTVSKSLPL from the coding sequence ATGGCTGATCTGAACCGCCAGCTCCGCGATTATCTGTCCCAGTCGCGAGCAGGGCAGGCGGGGCAAGCGGCTGACAGTGAACCGCTCCTCATCCCGGACACTGAGTCCCCGTCAACCGCGCCCAGCTGGGCCAGCAGGCTGAACCCCTTCGCTGGGCTGGGCAGTGGCTCACCCCTGGACCAGAGCACTGGTCCCGCTGAGGGAGGGTGGTGGGCGACCGAGCCTGACCCCTGGTTGCCCTCACTGTCCCGGCGCCAGCGGCTGACGGGTTTTGGCCTGTGCCTAGCAATGGGGCTGCTGTGCTTCGGCCTCTCAGCAATGTATGCCCCCTTCCTGCTGCTGAAGGCCCGCAAGTTTGCCTTGCTCTTCACCCTGGGGAGCCTGTCCTTGCTGGGCAGCCTGGCCCTACTGCGTGGGCCCGGGAACCAGCTGCGGCTGCTCACCTCCCGGGACCACCTGCCCTTCACCGCCGCCTACCTGGGCTCGCTGCTGGCCACCCTGTACACCGCCCTGGCGCTGCAGAGCACTGTCCTCACTGCCGTGGCCGCCGCATTCCAGCTGGCCGCCCTCATTGGATACCTGCTCAGCTCGGTGCCTGGCGGGACGGCCGGGCTCCGCTTCCTGGGGGGCTTCTTCAAGCGGACCGTCAGCAAGTCCCTGCCCCTGTGA